One Psychrobacillus glaciei genomic region harbors:
- a CDS encoding helix-turn-helix domain-containing protein, with the protein MSILLGLLGPSDSIDVVQHYLKKYNDITSIPIECLTEEDLNQHVLPKKNDITMWLCTGPITYDIVQRWGKISDPIFYIPFHGSAIYSLLLQLSHEHHVKVNEISYDAISHDELKQVLQETGINESIQYVESETIELQQLIDFHYLCYEKGFTKAAITGHPIQAQLEQLGIAAYRMFPKENSVDSVINEIRRMIEMLQFKKAQIAVQIIEYDAALVGLPNTAFTTDKLYEIELEFTKKLRTYTKKVQGSILTIGPGRYAIFSTRGFLQDITHNFTRKAEIDSSIGLKEESKTCGIGIGHSAYEAEINAWNALLQSREWGKGSWAVCFDDKRITGPLGKEEQLTYSYISDEIHAIKEKTSLSVTTLHKLKSIMKKRLKEEISASELAQYMQITPRSARRILNELEENRLALVVAEESPRTTGRPRKVYKLLL; encoded by the coding sequence TTGAGTATATTACTGGGTTTACTTGGACCAAGTGATTCAATTGATGTGGTTCAACACTATTTAAAGAAATACAATGACATAACCAGTATTCCAATAGAATGCTTAACTGAGGAAGATTTAAATCAACATGTTCTACCCAAAAAAAATGATATCACCATGTGGCTTTGTACTGGTCCAATTACATATGATATTGTTCAAAGATGGGGTAAAATATCCGATCCTATTTTTTACATTCCCTTCCACGGGTCTGCTATATATAGCTTGCTCCTACAACTTTCACATGAACATCACGTAAAAGTGAATGAAATAAGCTACGATGCTATCTCCCATGATGAACTTAAACAAGTGTTACAAGAAACAGGTATTAATGAATCAATACAATATGTTGAATCAGAAACGATAGAATTACAGCAATTAATCGACTTTCATTATCTCTGCTACGAAAAAGGTTTTACGAAAGCTGCGATTACAGGTCATCCAATCCAAGCACAATTAGAACAGCTTGGCATAGCTGCCTATCGAATGTTCCCAAAAGAGAATTCCGTGGATTCTGTCATAAATGAAATTCGGAGAATGATTGAAATGCTCCAATTTAAAAAAGCACAAATTGCTGTACAAATTATTGAATATGATGCTGCTTTAGTAGGGTTGCCAAATACAGCATTTACCACAGATAAGCTTTATGAGATTGAACTTGAATTTACAAAGAAACTCCGTACATATACGAAAAAAGTGCAAGGATCCATCCTTACAATTGGTCCAGGACGTTATGCAATTTTTTCAACAAGAGGATTTTTACAAGATATTACCCATAACTTCACACGTAAAGCCGAAATCGATTCTTCTATAGGATTGAAGGAAGAATCGAAGACTTGCGGAATAGGAATTGGTCATTCAGCATACGAAGCTGAAATTAATGCGTGGAACGCTTTATTACAAAGCAGAGAATGGGGAAAAGGTTCCTGGGCAGTTTGCTTTGATGATAAGAGAATTACAGGACCACTAGGTAAAGAAGAACAACTTACGTATTCCTATATATCCGACGAAATACACGCAATTAAAGAAAAAACATCCCTCAGCGTAACTACACTGCATAAATTGAAATCTATTATGAAAAAGCGTTTAAAAGAAGAAATAAGTGCCAGTGAACTTGCCCAATATATGCAAATAACACCGCGAAGCGCTCGACGCATATTGAATGAATTAGAGGAAAATAGGCTTGCTCTTGTTGTTGCAGAGGAAAGTCCACGTACGACAGGCCGCCCAAGAAAAGTTTACAAGCTATTATTGTAA
- a CDS encoding APC family permease, producing MSNVQSNTTQGNVAPHFKRVLTLKDLVIYGIAFMTPIAPAYIYGFAAQSTGGMLPLAYLVAMVAMMFSAYSYGRMAAAFPIGGSTYTYTQRAINAHLGFFAGWAMFMDYVLVPLIVFMVGASYANALIPTIPYWVWVLLIASIITFVNILGIGIAAKANQVLVIFMGIVVVIFVIFCMKAVVGEDGGSSLISITPFFNGDTFAMTAIISGAAMACFSFLGFDSITTLSEEAVNPKEDIWKAAILSCLIGGIIFIVQAYVAQLVWPDVNSFSSADTALFDIANAAGGALLATLYTVAIIASTFTAGITGQASASRLMFSMGRDEVLSKKFFTHLHPKYKTPVYNILLLCSISIVGAIFLPINVVAELMNFGGLAGFMLVNLSVIVYYYFRKKEKKFIRYFLIPALGFLICLYLFINLSPITLKVGFIWLAIGFVYALFKTKGFKKYPPSFKEM from the coding sequence ATGAGTAATGTTCAAAGTAATACAACTCAAGGAAATGTAGCTCCGCATTTTAAACGTGTTCTGACCCTGAAAGATTTAGTAATCTATGGTATTGCTTTTATGACGCCAATTGCGCCAGCTTATATTTATGGATTTGCGGCACAATCAACAGGTGGCATGCTACCGTTAGCTTATTTAGTCGCAATGGTAGCGATGATGTTTTCTGCATATAGCTACGGTCGAATGGCTGCGGCGTTTCCAATTGGTGGTTCTACGTACACATACACGCAACGTGCGATTAACGCACATTTAGGATTTTTTGCAGGATGGGCAATGTTTATGGATTATGTATTAGTTCCATTAATTGTCTTCATGGTCGGTGCGTCCTATGCGAATGCATTAATTCCAACGATTCCATACTGGGTGTGGGTATTACTAATCGCCAGTATTATTACTTTTGTGAATATATTAGGAATCGGAATAGCTGCGAAAGCGAACCAAGTTCTTGTGATTTTCATGGGGATTGTTGTTGTCATTTTTGTGATTTTCTGTATGAAAGCGGTTGTTGGTGAAGATGGTGGATCTTCTTTAATTTCGATTACACCGTTCTTTAATGGTGATACTTTCGCCATGACAGCGATTATTTCTGGAGCAGCGATGGCTTGCTTCTCGTTCTTGGGATTTGACTCAATCACAACATTATCAGAAGAAGCAGTGAACCCAAAAGAGGATATTTGGAAAGCAGCCATTCTTTCTTGTTTAATCGGTGGGATTATTTTTATCGTACAAGCTTATGTTGCACAGCTAGTATGGCCGGATGTAAATAGCTTCAGCTCAGCAGATACGGCACTATTTGATATTGCGAATGCGGCAGGTGGTGCACTGCTTGCAACACTTTATACAGTAGCTATTATCGCTTCAACATTTACAGCTGGTATAACGGGTCAGGCAAGTGCTTCACGTTTAATGTTTAGTATGGGACGTGATGAAGTACTTTCAAAGAAATTCTTTACACATTTACACCCGAAATATAAAACACCGGTCTATAACATTTTATTATTGTGTAGCATTAGTATTGTAGGTGCGATTTTTTTACCAATTAACGTGGTTGCTGAATTAATGAATTTTGGTGGTTTAGCAGGTTTTATGCTCGTTAACTTATCTGTAATTGTGTATTACTATTTCCGGAAAAAAGAGAAGAAATTTATTCGTTACTTTTTAATTCCGGCTCTTGGGTTTTTAATCTGTCTCTACTTATTTATCAATCTGTCACCGATAACGTTAAAAGTAGGATTTATTTGGTTAGCTATCGGTTTTGTTTATGCGCTTTTTAAAACAAAAGGATTTAAAAAATATCCCCCAAGTTTTAAAGAGATGTAG
- a CDS encoding cysteine hydrolase family protein — translation MEKQQTLYYDFIPTGEEKMKLDPAKTALLIVDMQNQFISRDGLDAQIAREKGMFDKWEYFFDRIDNVAIPNNKKLLDFFRGNQLEVTFGRIACHHKDGRDRSPVQRRPGWNNILLPIGDPGAEMVDELKPLDDEIVVNKTTDSVLSGTNYEFLLRNMGIETVVCTGVVTDQCVASTIRSLADAGFEVILVEDACAAATKQLHEAEIMIMNQIYCQVMSTEETIQFISEEIEQLAVVQG, via the coding sequence ATGGAAAAACAACAAACACTTTATTATGATTTTATTCCGACGGGTGAAGAAAAAATGAAATTAGATCCAGCAAAAACAGCGCTTTTAATCGTTGATATGCAAAATCAATTTATTAGCCGTGATGGGTTGGATGCACAAATTGCACGTGAAAAGGGCATGTTTGATAAATGGGAATATTTCTTTGACCGTATTGATAACGTAGCGATTCCAAACAATAAAAAGCTGCTGGATTTTTTCCGTGGAAATCAATTAGAAGTAACTTTCGGCCGTATTGCATGTCATCATAAGGACGGACGTGACCGTTCACCTGTCCAACGTCGCCCAGGTTGGAACAATATTTTATTACCAATCGGTGATCCTGGTGCAGAAATGGTAGATGAATTAAAACCACTAGATGATGAAATTGTGGTAAATAAAACGACAGATAGTGTTTTAAGTGGTACAAACTATGAATTTTTACTTCGTAACATGGGTATCGAAACAGTTGTATGTACAGGGGTTGTAACGGATCAATGTGTTGCTTCAACTATACGAAGCTTAGCAGATGCTGGCTTTGAAGTAATTTTAGTAGAAGATGCTTGTGCAGCAGCAACAAAACAATTACATGAGGCAGAAATTATGATTATGAATCAAATTTATTGCCAAGTAATGAGTACAGAGGAAACCATTCAATTTATTTCAGAAGAAATTGAACAACTTGCAGTAGTTCAAGGGTAG
- the sstT gene encoding serine/threonine transporter SstT — translation MKSLLKKWSQLSIVKQIIIGLIIGIILALTIPNVAKPIVIFGSLFVGALKAIAPVLVLFLVISAIAQHKSGHKTNMKSVIMLYLLGTFLAGLVAVIASFIFPVNLTLVNGAEGVTPPSGVVEVLKTLLLNMVDNPVKALFNANYIGILTWAVVIGLALRNAADSTKTMISNVSDAISKVVTWVIKLAPLGIMGLVFETITTNGLESLLSYGKLLAVLIGCMLFVALVVNPIIVYVYIKQNPFPLVIKCIKESGITAFFTRSSASNIPVNMRLCENLGLNKDNYSVSIPLGATINMGGAAVTISVLTLAAVHTLGIQVDLPTAIILSILSAVCACGASGVAGGSLLLIPLACSLFGIPAEIAMQVVAVGFIIGVLQDSFETALNSSTDVLFTATAEYKEWRKEGKTIDINKIK, via the coding sequence ATGAAAAGTTTATTGAAAAAGTGGAGTCAGTTGAGTATTGTAAAACAGATAATAATAGGTTTGATAATTGGTATTATCCTAGCTTTAACAATTCCAAACGTAGCAAAACCTATTGTCATTTTTGGTTCTTTATTCGTAGGTGCTTTGAAAGCTATTGCACCTGTGCTCGTACTATTTTTGGTTATTTCAGCTATAGCTCAACATAAAAGTGGTCACAAAACAAATATGAAATCAGTTATCATGCTATATCTTTTAGGAACTTTTTTAGCAGGATTAGTAGCTGTAATTGCTAGCTTTATTTTTCCTGTAAATTTAACACTTGTAAATGGAGCAGAGGGTGTAACGCCTCCTAGCGGTGTCGTTGAGGTTCTTAAAACCTTATTGCTAAACATGGTTGATAATCCAGTTAAGGCACTTTTTAATGCTAACTATATTGGTATTTTAACTTGGGCGGTTGTTATTGGTTTGGCTTTAAGAAATGCTGCTGATTCTACAAAAACGATGATTTCTAATGTTTCTGATGCTATTTCCAAAGTGGTTACATGGGTTATTAAGTTAGCACCATTAGGAATCATGGGTCTCGTATTTGAGACTATTACTACAAATGGATTAGAATCTTTACTAAGCTATGGAAAATTGCTAGCTGTTTTAATAGGTTGTATGCTTTTTGTCGCGTTGGTTGTTAATCCGATCATAGTGTATGTATATATTAAACAAAATCCCTTCCCACTTGTTATTAAGTGCATAAAGGAAAGTGGTATTACAGCATTCTTTACACGCAGCTCAGCTTCTAACATTCCTGTAAATATGAGATTATGTGAAAATCTTGGTTTGAATAAGGATAATTATTCAGTATCCATACCTTTAGGTGCAACCATTAATATGGGAGGTGCCGCTGTTACTATTTCTGTTTTGACCCTTGCAGCGGTTCATACACTTGGAATTCAAGTAGATCTTCCTACAGCCATCATTCTTAGTATATTATCAGCTGTATGTGCATGTGGCGCTTCAGGGGTTGCAGGTGGATCCTTATTGCTGATCCCTCTAGCATGTAGTTTATTCGGAATCCCAGCTGAAATTGCTATGCAGGTAGTTGCTGTAGGCTTTATCATCGGTGTCTTACAAGATTCTTTTGAAACAGCGCTTAACTCATCTACAGATGTACTTTTCACAGCAACAGCTGAATACAAAGAGTGGCGTAAAGAAGGAAAAACAATTGATATCAACAAAATAAAATAA
- a CDS encoding M48 family metallopeptidase gives MIHNYLGETIQFDITYKKRTTVGITMDHYGNIEVLAPKGITNESVIQLLEDKWEIIQQKSKEQKDRLLGPQKKVYEHGESFLYLGNTYPIRIYHDINITKDHVVFEEDKLNIYVQQLDDEKIKQALKRFYYKQCKALVEKSVSTYQSNYKVKPRSIRISDSKNTWGTCDSKLELTFNWRLAMAPLKVIEYVVVHEMCHMVHLNHDRSYWRLVGKIMPGYKEQEKWLELSSWKMTI, from the coding sequence ATGATACATAACTACTTAGGTGAGACAATACAATTTGATATAACATACAAAAAGCGGACAACTGTAGGTATTACTATGGATCACTATGGAAATATTGAAGTCCTAGCTCCAAAAGGAATAACCAACGAAAGCGTGATTCAATTATTAGAGGACAAATGGGAAATCATTCAGCAGAAATCAAAAGAACAGAAGGATAGACTGCTTGGGCCACAGAAGAAGGTATACGAACATGGGGAGAGCTTTCTTTATTTAGGAAACACCTATCCCATAAGGATTTATCACGATATAAATATCACGAAAGACCATGTGGTTTTTGAAGAAGATAAATTAAATATATATGTGCAGCAGCTAGATGATGAAAAAATAAAACAAGCTTTAAAACGTTTTTATTACAAGCAGTGTAAAGCATTAGTTGAAAAAAGTGTCTCCACCTATCAAAGCAACTATAAAGTAAAGCCACGTTCCATCCGTATTTCTGATAGCAAAAATACGTGGGGGACCTGTGATTCAAAACTGGAGTTAACATTTAATTGGAGACTGGCAATGGCACCTCTTAAGGTAATCGAGTACGTAGTTGTTCACGAAATGTGTCATATGGTCCATCTGAATCACGACCGCTCCTATTGGCGCCTTGTTGGAAAAATAATGCCCGGTTATAAGGAGCAGGAAAAGTGGTTAGAATTATCAAGTTGGAAAATGACAATCTAG
- the rlmD gene encoding 23S rRNA (uracil(1939)-C(5))-methyltransferase RlmD, whose translation MNTPVTKNDRITVHIEDLTHDGAGVAKVDGYPLFIPGGLPNETAEIHVLKTLKNYGFAKLINIVEASPFRVKAPCPVFSECGGCQLQHMTNEGQLVWKENMVKNVLKRIGKIDAPVLPIKGMEKPWEYRNKSQIPFDLENGQVVAGFYQSKSHRIADTNTCLIQSDSADRLLRAVKEKALELDLIPYNEETRKGQLRHLVVRKARKTGEVMVVLVTKHPKLSKKDALIEFIQTIEPNVTSIIQNVNNRHTNVIFGDETNVLWGKAVIEDQIGDVRFEISARSFYQVNPEQTEVLYKQALDYAQLSGDETVIDAYCGIGTISLFLAQKAKQVLGVEIVPQAIEDAKRNAELNGFTNTYFEAGPAEEVIPKWYKEGKSADVLVVDPPRKGCDEALLNTIIEQRPSRVVYVSCNPATLARDLRILEDGGYKTVEVQPVDMFPQTTHVECVALIELK comes from the coding sequence GTGAATACACCAGTAACCAAAAATGATCGAATCACGGTTCATATAGAAGACTTAACGCATGACGGAGCAGGGGTTGCAAAAGTCGATGGATATCCACTATTCATACCAGGTGGTCTGCCAAATGAAACAGCAGAAATCCATGTGTTAAAAACATTAAAAAACTATGGCTTTGCAAAATTAATAAATATCGTAGAGGCATCGCCATTTCGAGTAAAAGCACCATGTCCTGTATTCTCAGAATGTGGAGGCTGTCAGCTGCAACATATGACAAATGAAGGACAGCTTGTTTGGAAAGAAAATATGGTGAAGAATGTCTTGAAAAGAATCGGAAAAATCGATGCACCTGTTTTACCGATTAAGGGAATGGAGAAACCATGGGAATATCGCAATAAATCACAAATCCCATTCGATTTAGAAAATGGACAAGTGGTGGCAGGTTTTTACCAATCTAAATCGCATCGCATAGCAGATACGAATACTTGTTTAATCCAATCCGATTCGGCGGATCGATTGCTACGTGCTGTGAAAGAAAAAGCATTAGAACTGGATTTAATCCCATACAATGAAGAAACGAGAAAAGGCCAACTACGTCATCTTGTCGTACGTAAAGCTCGTAAAACAGGGGAAGTAATGGTTGTTTTAGTAACCAAACATCCGAAGTTATCGAAAAAGGATGCCTTAATTGAATTCATTCAAACAATCGAACCAAATGTAACGTCCATTATTCAAAACGTGAACAATCGACATACGAATGTTATTTTTGGAGATGAAACAAATGTACTTTGGGGCAAAGCGGTTATTGAAGATCAAATAGGGGATGTAAGATTTGAAATATCTGCTCGTTCATTCTATCAAGTAAACCCAGAACAAACAGAAGTACTATATAAGCAAGCGCTCGATTACGCACAGCTCTCAGGAGATGAAACAGTAATTGATGCATATTGTGGAATCGGTACCATTTCTTTATTCTTAGCACAAAAAGCAAAACAAGTACTAGGAGTGGAAATCGTCCCACAGGCAATAGAAGATGCAAAACGAAATGCCGAATTGAATGGCTTCACAAATACGTATTTTGAGGCAGGACCTGCAGAAGAAGTTATTCCAAAGTGGTATAAAGAAGGCAAAAGTGCAGATGTACTAGTAGTGGATCCACCAAGAAAAGGATGCGACGAAGCATTGCTAAACACGATCATCGAACAACGTCCAAGTCGAGTGGTTTATGTATCTTGTAACCCAGCGACGCTTGCACGTGATCTAAGAATTTTAGAAGATGGTGGATATAAAACAGTGGAAGTACAGCCAGTTGATATGTTTCCACAGACGACGCATGTTGAGTGTGTGGCGTTGATAGAGTTAAAGTAG
- a CDS encoding GTP pyrophosphokinase: MISEQIEQFQHMKKNMTRLMLMYKFALAELETKIEILQEEFLMIHDYNPIEHINSRLKAPESILGKLNRKSKGISVESIRENVRDIAGMRVICSFISDIYQIFEMLESQSDLKILEVKDYIQQPKKNGYKSLHLLIEIPVFMTDCKELVTVEVQIRTIAMDFWASLEHKIFYKYDQFVPERLLIELKEAADSAFALDQKMERLHNEVKIIKDENKYETVDELTKLMIKNQHGTIPTAFLEMLDKV; this comes from the coding sequence ATGATTTCAGAACAAATTGAACAGTTTCAACATATGAAAAAGAATATGACACGTCTAATGCTCATGTATAAATTTGCATTAGCTGAATTAGAAACAAAGATTGAGATTCTCCAAGAAGAATTTTTAATGATTCACGATTATAATCCAATTGAACATATAAACTCGAGATTAAAGGCGCCAGAAAGTATACTCGGCAAACTTAATCGAAAAAGTAAGGGCATATCAGTAGAAAGCATACGGGAAAATGTGAGAGATATTGCGGGAATGCGCGTTATTTGTTCATTTATCTCTGATATTTATCAAATCTTTGAAATGCTAGAAAGCCAAAGTGATCTGAAGATATTAGAGGTAAAGGATTATATTCAGCAACCAAAGAAAAATGGTTATAAAAGTTTGCATCTATTAATAGAGATTCCTGTTTTTATGACTGATTGTAAGGAACTTGTGACCGTGGAGGTTCAAATTCGTACAATTGCAATGGATTTTTGGGCAAGCCTAGAACATAAAATCTTTTATAAATATGATCAATTTGTACCTGAAAGATTGTTAATAGAGCTAAAAGAGGCAGCAGATTCCGCATTTGCGTTGGACCAAAAGATGGAGCGACTTCACAATGAAGTGAAAATAATTAAAGATGAAAATAAATATGAAACGGTCGATGAACTTACTAAGTTAATGATAAAAAACCAACATGGAACTATTCCAACAGCTTTCTTGGAAATGCTAGATAAAGTGTAA
- a CDS encoding YjjG family noncanonical pyrimidine nucleotidase yields MKYDILLFDLDDTLLDFGMTELNALQHTFGEYGFPNGVKDYLESYKAISKVLWDDLEQGSTTMADLKAERFKRLFLEVALDVDAAAFGQKYIENLGKEVHMIDGVDEMFASLSGSRFALLTNGFKEAQYGRVNGSSLKGMFEAIITSEETGFQKPQPQIFEYALNKLNITDPSRVLMIGDSLTSDIQGGNNFGLDTCWFNPHLKENTSGIQPTYEIQAWNQLMEIVRPHLIEI; encoded by the coding sequence ATGAAATACGATATTTTATTATTTGACTTGGATGATACATTACTTGATTTTGGGATGACTGAACTCAATGCACTTCAACATACATTTGGTGAATACGGTTTTCCTAACGGTGTAAAGGATTATTTAGAAAGTTATAAAGCGATTAGTAAAGTGCTTTGGGATGATTTAGAGCAAGGTAGTACCACGATGGCAGATCTGAAAGCGGAGCGGTTTAAAAGACTATTCTTAGAAGTAGCACTCGATGTAGATGCGGCTGCTTTTGGTCAAAAGTATATTGAAAACTTAGGAAAAGAGGTTCATATGATTGACGGAGTGGATGAAATGTTTGCCAGTCTTTCTGGTAGCCGATTTGCTTTACTCACAAACGGCTTTAAAGAGGCACAGTATGGGAGGGTAAATGGATCATCACTTAAAGGTATGTTTGAGGCCATTATTACTTCAGAGGAAACAGGATTTCAAAAACCCCAACCACAAATATTTGAATATGCGCTTAATAAATTGAACATTACAGATCCTTCTCGCGTATTAATGATTGGAGATTCACTAACATCCGATATCCAAGGTGGGAATAATTTCGGGCTTGACACTTGTTGGTTTAATCCGCATTTGAAAGAAAATACGTCCGGAATCCAACCAACTTACGAAATTCAAGCATGGAATCAATTAATGGAAATCGTTCGTCCACATTTAATCGAAATATAA
- the cydS gene encoding cytochrome bd oxidase small subunit CydS — MTNFLIFYAPFIVVIASIIVAFWVAPKDKSVSEE, encoded by the coding sequence ATGACAAATTTTCTTATTTTTTATGCACCATTTATCGTTGTCATTGCCTCGATAATAGTAGCATTCTGGGTAGCACCAAAGGATAAATCAGTTTCAGAAGAATAA
- a CDS encoding cytochrome d ubiquinol oxidase subunit II gives MTLEIVGISVLWIFLFGYLIIASVDFGAGFFNAYSLLTGRQHILTNVIQRYLSPVWEVTNVFLVFFFVGTIGFFPKTAFFYGTTLLVPASIAIILLAIRGSYYAFETYGSRGHKGYSFMYGLAGLFIPASLSIVLTISEGGFVSMIDGQPVLDYWGLFTNPLTWSIVVLSVAAVLYISAVFLTWYADKAGDSKATSLMRKYALIWALPLMITATGIIVELRDHNVEHYNRMIDFWWLFGISALMFIGTVWFVWKREKYGLALSLLIGQFALAFFAYGISHYPYLLYPHLTLYDGFTNPTMAIALIIAFIAGLGLLIPSLYLLLRLFLFNKDYVRGKRDNHV, from the coding sequence ATGACACTGGAGATTGTTGGTATTTCCGTATTATGGATTTTCTTATTCGGTTATTTAATCATCGCCTCCGTTGACTTTGGAGCAGGCTTTTTTAATGCTTATAGCTTGTTAACTGGAAGACAACATATTTTGACAAACGTTATCCAACGTTACTTATCGCCTGTTTGGGAAGTAACGAATGTCTTTTTAGTATTTTTCTTCGTAGGGACAATTGGATTTTTTCCGAAAACCGCTTTTTTTTACGGAACAACATTACTCGTACCGGCAAGTATAGCAATTATCTTATTGGCTATTCGTGGTTCGTATTACGCTTTTGAAACGTATGGTTCTCGTGGTCATAAAGGATATTCGTTTATGTATGGTTTAGCGGGATTGTTTATACCTGCATCACTTTCTATCGTATTGACCATTTCAGAAGGTGGATTCGTATCCATGATAGACGGTCAACCTGTACTAGATTATTGGGGACTTTTCACCAATCCATTAACATGGAGTATTGTAGTTCTGAGTGTGGCTGCTGTATTGTATATCTCCGCTGTATTTTTAACGTGGTATGCGGACAAAGCAGGTGACTCGAAGGCGACTAGTTTAATGAGGAAGTATGCGCTCATCTGGGCTTTGCCACTTATGATTACAGCTACAGGAATAATAGTAGAATTACGAGATCATAATGTAGAACATTATAATCGCATGATTGACTTTTGGTGGTTATTTGGAATATCTGCTCTTATGTTCATCGGTACCGTATGGTTTGTTTGGAAACGAGAGAAGTATGGTCTAGCACTTAGCTTATTAATCGGACAGTTTGCGTTGGCATTTTTTGCATATGGGATTTCGCATTATCCTTATTTACTTTATCCACACTTAACTCTTTATGACGGATTTACTAATCCAACGATGGCCATTGCATTAATTATTGCGTTCATCGCAGGACTTGGATTATTAATTCCTTCCCTTTATTTATTGCTAAGACTATTTTTATTCAATAAAGACTATGTTCGTGGAAAAAGAGACAATCACGTATAA
- a CDS encoding cytochrome ubiquinol oxidase subunit I: MGNTEAVFFSRVLTELTLSFHIIYATIGVGVPLMIMIAQWVGIKKNDEHYILLARRLARGFVITVAVGVVTGTAIGLQLSLLWPNFMQLAGNVIALPLFMETFAFFFEAIFLGIYLYTWDRFENQKKHLLLLIPVAIGASASAVFITIVNAFMNAPQGFDVLDGELINIQPLVAMMNPAMPTKVAHVLVTAYMTSAFVLASIAAFRLLKGSNHIYHKKSLFLMMKLGLVFAIATALIGDFSGKYLAEYQPEKLAAAEWHFETQEGAPLVLLGVLDGKEIKYAFKVPYALSILAHDNPFSEVKGLNDFPEDEVPPLYIHYMFDGMVMIGMFLLFLSIVYVFGKVKKFKFISSKWLLWVVVMGGPLAVLAIELGWWLAEVGRQPWILRGFMRTSEGATTSEHVDLMLVLFAGLYLVLGVGSIVVLRRMFRNNPVEQELEDRHAEKGGDFS; encoded by the coding sequence GTGGGAAATACAGAAGCAGTGTTTTTTAGTCGCGTATTAACTGAATTGACCTTATCTTTTCATATTATTTACGCTACCATTGGCGTAGGTGTACCGCTTATGATAATGATTGCACAATGGGTTGGAATAAAAAAGAATGATGAGCATTATATATTACTTGCAAGACGGTTAGCACGTGGTTTCGTTATTACAGTGGCTGTTGGTGTTGTAACCGGAACAGCAATTGGCTTGCAACTTTCTCTATTATGGCCAAACTTTATGCAATTAGCAGGAAACGTAATAGCACTACCTTTGTTTATGGAGACATTCGCATTTTTCTTTGAAGCTATTTTCTTGGGTATTTATCTATATACTTGGGATCGTTTTGAAAATCAAAAGAAGCACTTATTATTACTTATCCCAGTCGCTATTGGTGCTTCTGCATCCGCTGTATTCATTACGATCGTAAATGCATTTATGAATGCACCTCAAGGGTTTGACGTATTAGATGGGGAACTTATTAATATCCAACCTTTAGTTGCTATGATGAATCCCGCAATGCCAACAAAAGTTGCGCATGTACTTGTTACAGCTTATATGACCAGTGCCTTTGTTCTGGCATCTATTGCTGCATTTCGATTACTAAAAGGTTCCAACCATATTTATCATAAGAAATCATTATTTTTAATGATGAAATTAGGACTTGTTTTTGCTATTGCAACAGCACTTATCGGAGATTTTTCAGGTAAGTATTTGGCGGAATACCAACCTGAAAAACTAGCAGCGGCAGAGTGGCATTTTGAAACACAAGAAGGGGCACCTCTTGTATTATTAGGAGTATTAGATGGGAAAGAAATAAAATATGCTTTTAAAGTTCCTTATGCGCTTAGTATTTTAGCACATGATAATCCGTTTTCAGAAGTAAAAGGACTAAATGATTTCCCAGAAGATGAGGTTCCACCACTTTATATTCACTATATGTTTGATGGAATGGTCATGATTGGTATGTTTTTGCTATTCCTATCCATTGTTTATGTGTTTGGTAAAGTGAAGAAATTTAAGTTTATCTCTTCTAAATGGTTACTTTGGGTTGTTGTCATGGGAGGACCTCTCGCGGTGCTTGCAATTGAGCTAGGATGGTGGCTTGCAGAGGTAGGTCGTCAACCGTGGATTTTAAGAGGATTTATGCGTACATCAGAAGGAGCAACAACAAGTGAACATGTAGATTTAATGTTAGTGCTTTTTGCGGGATTATATCTTGTATTAGGGGTAGGAAGTATCGTAGTGCTGCGTAGAATGTTCCGAAATAATCCAGTTGAACAAGAACTGGAAGATCGACATGCTGAAAAAGGCGGTGATTTCTCATGA